One genomic segment of Stigmatopora argus isolate UIUO_Sarg chromosome 1, RoL_Sarg_1.0, whole genome shotgun sequence includes these proteins:
- the zfp64 gene encoding zinc finger protein 64 isoform X1 has translation MAAYDAEGQSVVVEMSPDIHICGFCKQQYNNFEVFLAHKQNGCSLPSRDTSTIATSAAPSLSAASIEVVLEETFQSCVLRGVKKILTKPQKTKKLKDTLTSKRHSCCFSGCTFKTQYGQKDMERHLKTHTGEKPFECELCHKRFSRRDKLNMHSRSHTGEKPHKCKLCSYAAADSSSLKKHMRIHYDERPFKCQICPYASRNSSQLTVHLRSHTGDAPFQCQQCEAKFKINSDLKRHVRVHSGEKPYKCDLCEYRCAMKGNLKSHVQIKHGTENAFQCAHCEFACASKMALRQHSRQHRPVQPVQCPKCTYSCASRGALKVHERIHSEERPFKCDSCNYASKQRSNLVIHRKRFHSNTPEKPGVKRASDEPPKPISSRYRAKLEAARAFSCDSCSASFVREDSLRSHRKQHKESVNPPRVQGTTPLLGVTSPPPEVPVHVDSLVPYNSTQLKIILSSAESPNKMVLLSPEHQDVVVNSVIQQVNLLAPLQPPGLSESTDATLVPQTVLLTPLYSTEDSDSRLQQTLVHPTIGAQASGVLPQTFITSCTELEELGTLVQEGGAEVTVVTEGNASTVNATCPTGPAQAGGDGRGQCLSM, from the exons ATGGCAGCATACGACGCAGAAG GACAATCTGTAGTGGTGGAAATGAGCCCCGACATCCACATCTGTGGATTCTGCAAGCAGCAATACAACAATTTCGAAGTGTTTCTGGCCCATAAGCAGAATGGATGCTCACTACCTTCTCGTGACACCTCAACAATTGCAACATCAGCAGCTCCCTCGCTGTCAG CTGCCAGTATTGAGGTGGTTTTGGAGGAAACCTTCCAGTCGTGTGTTTTGAGAGGGGTTAAGAAGATCCTGACAAAACCCCAGAAGACCAAAAAGCTCAAAGACACCCTGACATCAAAGAGGCACAGCTGCTGTTTCTCAG GGTGCACCTTTAAGACGCAGTATGGCCAAAAAGACATGGAACGCCACcttaaaacccacacag GAGAAAAGCCGTTTGAGTGCGAGCTTTGCCACAAACGCTTCAGCCGGCGGGACAAGCTCAACATGCACAGCCGCTCGCATACGGGCGAAAAGCCTCACAAGTGCAAACTGTGCTCCTACGCGGCGGCCGACAGCAGCAGCCTCAAAAAGCACATGCGAATCCATTACGACGAACGGCCCTTCAAGTGCCAGATCTGTCCCTACGCCAGCCGCAACTCCAGCCAGCTCACCGTGCACCTCCGCTCGCACACCG GAGACGCACCCTTTCAGTGCCAACAATGCGAGGCCAAGTTCAAAATCAACTCCGACTTGAAAAGACACGTTCGGGTGCACTCGGGAGAGAAGCCTTACAAATGCGACCTCTGCGAGTACCGCTGCGCCATGAAAGGTAACCTCAAGTCTCACGTTCAGATCAAACACGGGACCGAGAACGCCTTCCAATGCGCTCACTGCGAGTTTGCGTGCGCCAGCAAAATGGCGCTCCGGCAGCACTCGCGCCAGCACAGGCCCGTTCAGCCCGTTCAGTGCCCAAAGTGCACGTACTCTTGCGCCAGTCGCGGCGCCCTCAAAGTTCACGAAAGGATCCACTCTGAGGAGCGTCCCTTTAAGTGCGACTCGTGCAACTACGCCTCCAAACAGCGGAGCAATTTGGTCATCCACAGGAAGAGGTTCCACTCAAACACGCCCGAGAAGCCCGGCGTAAAAAGGGCGAGCGACGAACCCCCGAAACCCATCAGCTCTCGGTACCGGGCCAAACTTGAAGCTGCCCGAGCCTTCAGCTGCGACTCGTGCAGCGCTTCGTTCGTGAGGGAGGACTCGCTCAGGAGCCACCGAAAGCAGCACAAGGAGAGCGTCAACCCACCGAGAGTGCAAGGGACCACCCCGCTTCTGGGTGTGACGTCCCCCCCGCCGGAAGTCCCGGTTCACGTGGATTCCTTGGTCCCTTACAATAGCACGCAGCTGAAAATTATCCTTTCTTCTGCGGAAAGTCCTAACAAAATGGTTCTTTTGAGTCCCGAACACCAGGATGTGGTGGTGAACTCGGTGATCCAGCAGGTCAATCTGCTGGCGCCTTTGCAGCCCCCTGGATTGTCCGAAAGCACAGACGCCACTTTGGTACCCCAGACGGTCCTTTTGACGCCGCTGTACTCCACCGAGGACAGCGATAGCCGTCTGCAGCAGACGTTAGTTCACCCGACGATAGGCGCTCAGGCATCTGGCGTCCTTCCCCAAACATTCATCACTTCCTGTACTGAACTGGAGGAATTGGGCACCTTGGTTCAGGAAGGCGGCGCAGAGGTGACAGTGGTGACAGAAGGGAACGCTAGCACGGTGAACGCCACATGTCCGACCGGACCGGCCCAGGCAGGTGGGGACGGTCGAGGGCAGTGCCTTAGCATGTGA
- the zfp64 gene encoding zinc finger protein 64 isoform X2, protein MSPDIHICGFCKQQYNNFEVFLAHKQNGCSLPSRDTSTIATSAAPSLSAASIEVVLEETFQSCVLRGVKKILTKPQKTKKLKDTLTSKRHSCCFSGCTFKTQYGQKDMERHLKTHTGEKPFECELCHKRFSRRDKLNMHSRSHTGEKPHKCKLCSYAAADSSSLKKHMRIHYDERPFKCQICPYASRNSSQLTVHLRSHTGDAPFQCQQCEAKFKINSDLKRHVRVHSGEKPYKCDLCEYRCAMKGNLKSHVQIKHGTENAFQCAHCEFACASKMALRQHSRQHRPVQPVQCPKCTYSCASRGALKVHERIHSEERPFKCDSCNYASKQRSNLVIHRKRFHSNTPEKPGVKRASDEPPKPISSRYRAKLEAARAFSCDSCSASFVREDSLRSHRKQHKESVNPPRVQGTTPLLGVTSPPPEVPVHVDSLVPYNSTQLKIILSSAESPNKMVLLSPEHQDVVVNSVIQQVNLLAPLQPPGLSESTDATLVPQTVLLTPLYSTEDSDSRLQQTLVHPTIGAQASGVLPQTFITSCTELEELGTLVQEGGAEVTVVTEGNASTVNATCPTGPAQAGGDGRGQCLSM, encoded by the exons ATGAGCCCCGACATCCACATCTGTGGATTCTGCAAGCAGCAATACAACAATTTCGAAGTGTTTCTGGCCCATAAGCAGAATGGATGCTCACTACCTTCTCGTGACACCTCAACAATTGCAACATCAGCAGCTCCCTCGCTGTCAG CTGCCAGTATTGAGGTGGTTTTGGAGGAAACCTTCCAGTCGTGTGTTTTGAGAGGGGTTAAGAAGATCCTGACAAAACCCCAGAAGACCAAAAAGCTCAAAGACACCCTGACATCAAAGAGGCACAGCTGCTGTTTCTCAG GGTGCACCTTTAAGACGCAGTATGGCCAAAAAGACATGGAACGCCACcttaaaacccacacag GAGAAAAGCCGTTTGAGTGCGAGCTTTGCCACAAACGCTTCAGCCGGCGGGACAAGCTCAACATGCACAGCCGCTCGCATACGGGCGAAAAGCCTCACAAGTGCAAACTGTGCTCCTACGCGGCGGCCGACAGCAGCAGCCTCAAAAAGCACATGCGAATCCATTACGACGAACGGCCCTTCAAGTGCCAGATCTGTCCCTACGCCAGCCGCAACTCCAGCCAGCTCACCGTGCACCTCCGCTCGCACACCG GAGACGCACCCTTTCAGTGCCAACAATGCGAGGCCAAGTTCAAAATCAACTCCGACTTGAAAAGACACGTTCGGGTGCACTCGGGAGAGAAGCCTTACAAATGCGACCTCTGCGAGTACCGCTGCGCCATGAAAGGTAACCTCAAGTCTCACGTTCAGATCAAACACGGGACCGAGAACGCCTTCCAATGCGCTCACTGCGAGTTTGCGTGCGCCAGCAAAATGGCGCTCCGGCAGCACTCGCGCCAGCACAGGCCCGTTCAGCCCGTTCAGTGCCCAAAGTGCACGTACTCTTGCGCCAGTCGCGGCGCCCTCAAAGTTCACGAAAGGATCCACTCTGAGGAGCGTCCCTTTAAGTGCGACTCGTGCAACTACGCCTCCAAACAGCGGAGCAATTTGGTCATCCACAGGAAGAGGTTCCACTCAAACACGCCCGAGAAGCCCGGCGTAAAAAGGGCGAGCGACGAACCCCCGAAACCCATCAGCTCTCGGTACCGGGCCAAACTTGAAGCTGCCCGAGCCTTCAGCTGCGACTCGTGCAGCGCTTCGTTCGTGAGGGAGGACTCGCTCAGGAGCCACCGAAAGCAGCACAAGGAGAGCGTCAACCCACCGAGAGTGCAAGGGACCACCCCGCTTCTGGGTGTGACGTCCCCCCCGCCGGAAGTCCCGGTTCACGTGGATTCCTTGGTCCCTTACAATAGCACGCAGCTGAAAATTATCCTTTCTTCTGCGGAAAGTCCTAACAAAATGGTTCTTTTGAGTCCCGAACACCAGGATGTGGTGGTGAACTCGGTGATCCAGCAGGTCAATCTGCTGGCGCCTTTGCAGCCCCCTGGATTGTCCGAAAGCACAGACGCCACTTTGGTACCCCAGACGGTCCTTTTGACGCCGCTGTACTCCACCGAGGACAGCGATAGCCGTCTGCAGCAGACGTTAGTTCACCCGACGATAGGCGCTCAGGCATCTGGCGTCCTTCCCCAAACATTCATCACTTCCTGTACTGAACTGGAGGAATTGGGCACCTTGGTTCAGGAAGGCGGCGCAGAGGTGACAGTGGTGACAGAAGGGAACGCTAGCACGGTGAACGCCACATGTCCGACCGGACCGGCCCAGGCAGGTGGGGACGGTCGAGGGCAGTGCCTTAGCATGTGA